The following are encoded in a window of Pseudoalteromonas tetraodonis genomic DNA:
- a CDS encoding exonuclease SbcCD subunit D translates to MKVLHTSDWHLGQQFYEHDRRHEHHAFFSWLLTTLVNQQIDLLLVAGDIYHTATPSANAENQLYQFIKNAKAQCPQLHVVIIAGNHDSANRILAAQPLLAQFDTHVVGRFDPAKPSDVVVTINNDDKRAVVLAMPFLRTSDISTLSQTENGPSYAQGVAKAYELALEHALTLNAENKPLIVMGHLHAKGGNISGDSERNLVIGGEEAISASVFGKQANYVALGHLHKAQLVAKNEQIRYSGTPIPMSFSERKYTHQVNVVEFSEQKNQPLNTTVNPLYIPRLAEVIVLPEGECVPLAQLCEQIKALDTEQYDIAPYLRVKLKSSDIDTTFREQIEQALKGKQVNFCGIERVRDQQMSNSSETVFEDLSFVEMLNPISLLEQAFNNDKDMAAATVPNELKALLTDVIEELEQEQLL, encoded by the coding sequence ATGAAAGTTCTTCACACTTCAGACTGGCACCTAGGTCAGCAATTTTATGAACATGATCGCCGTCATGAGCACCATGCTTTTTTCTCTTGGCTGTTAACCACCCTCGTTAACCAACAAATCGATTTATTGCTTGTTGCAGGTGACATTTATCATACTGCCACACCGAGTGCTAACGCCGAAAACCAACTCTATCAATTTATAAAAAACGCCAAAGCCCAGTGCCCACAATTACACGTTGTTATTATTGCGGGTAATCATGACTCCGCTAATCGTATTTTGGCTGCACAACCCTTATTAGCCCAGTTTGATACTCATGTGGTAGGGCGGTTTGATCCTGCTAAACCCAGTGACGTTGTAGTAACGATTAATAACGATGATAAACGCGCTGTGGTACTCGCTATGCCTTTTTTACGCACAAGTGACATAAGTACGCTTAGCCAAACCGAAAATGGCCCCAGTTACGCACAGGGCGTTGCAAAAGCCTATGAACTTGCTCTTGAACATGCGCTAACACTTAACGCTGAAAATAAGCCTTTAATTGTTATGGGTCATTTGCATGCAAAAGGCGGTAATATTTCCGGTGACTCTGAACGTAATTTGGTCATTGGCGGTGAAGAAGCTATTTCAGCGTCGGTATTTGGTAAGCAAGCCAATTACGTCGCACTAGGCCACTTACATAAAGCACAACTAGTAGCTAAAAATGAGCAAATACGTTACAGCGGCACGCCTATTCCAATGTCGTTTTCAGAAAGAAAGTATACCCATCAAGTAAATGTGGTTGAATTTAGCGAGCAAAAAAACCAACCGTTAAACACCACTGTAAACCCCCTTTACATTCCGCGCTTAGCTGAAGTCATTGTACTTCCTGAAGGAGAATGTGTGCCTTTAGCGCAGCTGTGTGAGCAAATAAAAGCACTCGATACAGAGCAATACGACATTGCTCCTTACTTGCGAGTAAAACTTAAATCAAGTGATATCGATACCACCTTTCGAGAACAAATCGAGCAAGCACTTAAAGGAAAACAGGTTAATTTTTGTGGCATAGAGCGAGTTCGTGACCAGCAAATGAGTAATTCCTCAGAAACGGTATTTGAAGATTTAAGTTTTGTGGAAATGCTCAACCCAATTAGCTTACTCGAACAAGCATTTAATAATGATAAAGATATGGCCGCAGCGACCGTGCCCAATGAATTAAAAGCACTGTTAACCGACGTAATTGAAGAACTTGAACAGGAGCAACTGCTATGA
- a CDS encoding HAD family hydrolase: protein MKTQIEAIKGVIFDLDGTLVSSELNFSLIKAQVGCPAEQDLLDYIEQLPSPYMREEAMNIVHQHELLDAQSAKLLPGVVEAVKALQAKNIPMAIVTRNFDKAATLKLQNNPLPIETVLTRTDAPAKPDPSALLTVATQWEMPVDNVIYVGDYLYDIQAAHNANMRACLYAPDVTPGYAEQADFVIHAFDELVSLIDNYAEKVELC from the coding sequence ATGAAAACGCAAATTGAGGCAATCAAAGGTGTTATTTTTGATTTAGATGGAACTTTAGTATCTTCAGAATTAAACTTTTCATTGATAAAAGCCCAAGTAGGTTGCCCTGCAGAGCAAGACTTACTCGATTACATAGAACAATTGCCTTCCCCCTATATGCGTGAAGAAGCAATGAATATAGTGCATCAGCATGAGTTGTTAGATGCACAATCGGCTAAGCTTCTACCTGGCGTTGTAGAGGCTGTTAAAGCGCTACAAGCTAAAAACATACCTATGGCCATTGTTACACGTAATTTTGATAAGGCGGCGACATTAAAGTTACAGAATAACCCGCTACCAATAGAAACAGTACTCACCCGAACAGACGCACCAGCAAAACCCGATCCGAGCGCTTTATTAACGGTTGCAACTCAATGGGAAATGCCGGTTGATAATGTGATTTATGTTGGTGATTATTTATACGACATACAAGCGGCGCACAATGCTAATATGCGTGCCTGTTTGTATGCACCTGATGTGACCCCCGGGTATGCCGAACAAGCCGATTTTGTTATTCATGCATTTGATGAGTTGGTGTCATTAATTGACAATTACGCTGAAAAAGTTGAGTTATGTTAA
- a CDS encoding AAA family ATPase — MKITAVRIHNLASIADAEIDFLASPLKDAGLFAITGDTGAGKSTVLDAICLALYTKTARLKGDKGNLIDFNGDNIKLNDARNLLRRGKWEGYAEVDFSGQDQQFYRARYSIQRTHKKVTGKLKVAEHTLHSLPDETLIADKSGTLKAIENKIGLTFEQFSRAVLLAQHEFAAFLKATGDERAQLLECLTGTDKFSRIGQRIFERNKAIKDKFELLTASLASYTLLSDDELSEKQQTLADLKQQIEHTKTTLATTEQGINWYKQAHSLELALKNAQQNEQQAHAALNAVKAQTEQAKQAQSALEIKDNRQRCESLTAQNSQLNTQIKQLNELDHNALITEQASNVKKQQNELDTAKQQKLTAEPLIAKARELDSQLAIYNQTIKSLTQQSAKEQQQLSDLQQQLQQNKISAEQAKTQITGHQHWLNEQSQLKPLATDWNYFHHSFKQFFNTQTQLKATQQQAQAHAEQQTILTAKLSEQNKQLEQAEQTLTTQQQSLNKLNQQHAQFNIEQCDIKLKNIDYLKDQRTRYKQFNQELKHTVQQQRDVAEKLSHSEHTKTTLLTHLTSKEQALKHAEQALNQARLRASEHVEHLRAQLVPNESCAVCGATEHPFASNQSQPFTNLITDFENAYNNEKQQHQDAQTQLHQHQTQHAVLVAEHAQYSQAISDAQAKMLEIKNTMQAAKTELNELTVEQLDETYKQLSEQKTQYFSAQKKLSNLQETVNQLQSTVKKEQATQQQLNTQHVELSNQQSQLNNKCDELATQNEALIKELNLHFEHSDFWHALQAGSLPLSDLAQQVEQYQQIQAQLEQSQKQFDSANVQLQQLTPLITKAEQRVNTLNEELTQTQQQHNNTQQQRLALFDNQTISADDYQAKLSAQLEHCQNQLSASQQAHDSAVKQRDEHAITLKNLEHRLADNNQELVMLETRYNDWFKEFNILHGDISHEQVTFLLTISNDDIKTQLKQGEQLSQAVVDASAALKQQQQANEQHQQNNQPTQSEAQLIEQQNHLNTQQTQLQNSLLTINTAIEQHNQNAKALEGKQAELSQLKQQVDQWHLLNKVLGDATGKTMRNLAQTQTLKILLHYANSHLKTLNKRYELTAIAESLDIAIIDRDMADEQRSVNTLSGGESFLVSLALALGLASLSSNKVQINSLFVDEGFGTLDSETLSIAMDALDSLQAQGRKVGVISHVSEMSERVATQIHVAKKPGGYSTINVI; from the coding sequence ATGAAAATAACGGCTGTTCGTATTCATAATTTAGCCTCTATTGCCGATGCCGAAATCGACTTTTTAGCCTCACCACTCAAAGACGCAGGCCTCTTTGCCATTACAGGTGACACCGGCGCAGGAAAAAGCACCGTACTCGATGCTATCTGCTTAGCACTTTATACTAAAACTGCGCGTTTGAAAGGCGATAAAGGTAACCTAATTGATTTTAATGGCGATAACATTAAGCTTAACGATGCCCGCAATTTATTGCGCCGTGGCAAATGGGAAGGGTACGCCGAAGTAGATTTTAGTGGCCAAGACCAACAGTTTTACAGAGCACGTTATAGTATTCAACGTACGCATAAAAAAGTAACCGGCAAACTTAAAGTGGCCGAACATACTTTACATAGCCTACCCGATGAAACCTTAATTGCTGACAAAAGTGGCACCTTAAAAGCCATAGAAAATAAAATAGGTTTAACCTTTGAGCAGTTCTCGCGTGCGGTGTTACTAGCACAACATGAGTTTGCCGCCTTTTTAAAAGCCACTGGCGATGAGCGCGCGCAGCTTTTAGAGTGCCTGACTGGCACCGATAAATTTAGTCGAATAGGGCAGCGTATATTTGAGCGCAACAAAGCTATTAAAGATAAATTTGAATTACTAACGGCAAGTTTAGCCAGTTATACGTTATTGTCTGACGATGAGCTGAGTGAAAAACAACAAACGCTGGCTGATTTAAAACAACAAATTGAACACACTAAAACAACTTTAGCAACGACAGAGCAAGGCATTAATTGGTATAAGCAAGCGCATAGCTTGGAGCTGGCATTAAAAAATGCTCAGCAAAACGAGCAACAAGCACATGCCGCACTCAATGCTGTTAAAGCGCAAACTGAGCAAGCAAAACAAGCGCAAAGTGCGCTTGAAATTAAAGATAACCGCCAGCGCTGTGAAAGCTTAACAGCGCAAAATAGCCAGTTAAATACACAAATAAAACAATTAAACGAGCTTGATCACAACGCGCTGATCACCGAGCAAGCCAGTAACGTTAAAAAACAGCAAAACGAATTAGATACAGCAAAACAACAAAAGCTAACAGCAGAGCCTCTGATTGCAAAAGCGCGAGAGCTCGACAGCCAATTAGCAATATATAACCAAACTATAAAAAGTCTGACTCAACAAAGTGCCAAAGAGCAGCAACAATTAAGTGATTTACAACAGCAGCTACAACAAAACAAAATAAGCGCAGAGCAAGCCAAAACTCAAATCACAGGGCATCAGCACTGGTTGAACGAGCAGAGTCAATTAAAGCCATTGGCAACTGATTGGAACTATTTTCATCATAGCTTTAAGCAGTTTTTTAATACTCAGACACAACTAAAAGCAACCCAGCAGCAAGCTCAGGCTCACGCAGAGCAACAAACAATACTCACAGCAAAACTTAGCGAGCAAAATAAACAACTCGAACAAGCAGAGCAAACGCTTACAACGCAGCAGCAAAGCCTAAATAAGCTAAACCAGCAGCACGCTCAATTTAACATTGAACAATGCGACATTAAGCTTAAAAACATTGATTATTTAAAAGATCAGCGCACACGCTATAAGCAGTTTAACCAAGAATTAAAACACACGGTGCAACAGCAACGTGATGTGGCAGAAAAGCTCAGCCACAGTGAACACACTAAAACTACGCTGCTTACGCATTTAACCAGCAAAGAGCAGGCACTTAAACACGCAGAGCAAGCGCTTAATCAAGCGAGGCTTCGTGCCAGTGAGCATGTTGAGCATTTACGCGCACAACTGGTTCCAAATGAGTCGTGTGCCGTTTGTGGGGCTACAGAGCACCCGTTCGCGAGCAATCAAAGCCAACCTTTTACAAACCTAATAACCGACTTTGAAAATGCATATAATAACGAAAAGCAGCAACACCAAGATGCTCAAACACAGCTTCATCAGCACCAAACACAACACGCGGTTTTGGTGGCAGAGCATGCTCAGTACAGCCAAGCCATTAGTGATGCACAAGCCAAAATGCTGGAAATTAAAAATACCATGCAAGCGGCTAAAACCGAGCTTAATGAGTTAACAGTTGAGCAGCTTGATGAAACTTATAAGCAATTAAGTGAACAAAAAACACAGTATTTTTCGGCGCAAAAAAAGCTCAGTAATTTGCAAGAAACTGTTAACCAGCTGCAAAGCACAGTTAAAAAAGAACAAGCGACACAGCAACAATTAAACACACAGCATGTTGAGCTGAGCAATCAGCAATCTCAGCTTAATAACAAATGCGATGAACTAGCAACTCAAAACGAAGCGCTTATAAAAGAGCTCAATTTACATTTTGAACACAGTGATTTTTGGCACGCATTGCAAGCAGGCTCGTTACCGCTTAGCGATTTAGCTCAGCAGGTAGAACAATATCAGCAAATCCAAGCACAGCTTGAACAAAGTCAAAAACAATTCGACAGCGCCAATGTACAGTTACAACAACTAACACCGCTTATAACCAAAGCAGAGCAGCGAGTTAACACGCTCAATGAAGAATTAACTCAAACACAGCAACAGCACAATAATACGCAGCAACAGCGCTTAGCCTTATTTGATAACCAAACTATTAGCGCCGATGACTACCAAGCTAAACTGTCAGCACAGCTAGAGCACTGCCAAAACCAATTAAGTGCCAGCCAACAAGCACACGACAGCGCCGTAAAACAGCGCGATGAACACGCCATCACGCTTAAAAACCTTGAGCATCGTCTGGCAGATAATAACCAAGAGTTAGTGATGCTTGAAACGCGTTACAACGACTGGTTTAAAGAATTTAACATCCTTCATGGCGATATCAGTCATGAGCAAGTCACATTTTTACTAACTATCAGCAACGACGATATTAAAACTCAGTTAAAACAAGGCGAGCAACTATCGCAAGCAGTCGTTGATGCCAGTGCCGCGTTAAAGCAACAGCAACAAGCTAATGAACAGCATCAACAAAATAATCAGCCAACGCAAAGCGAAGCACAGCTAATTGAGCAACAAAACCACTTAAATACCCAGCAAACACAATTGCAAAATAGCTTACTCACCATCAACACCGCGATTGAGCAGCACAACCAAAATGCAAAAGCGCTTGAGGGCAAACAAGCTGAACTGAGCCAGCTCAAGCAACAGGTTGACCAATGGCATTTACTTAATAAAGTACTAGGTGATGCCACAGGTAAAACAATGCGTAATTTAGCGCAAACACAAACACTCAAAATATTGCTGCATTATGCTAATAGCCATTTAAAAACCCTTAACAAGCGTTATGAGCTCACTGCAATTGCTGAGTCACTTGATATAGCCATTATCGACCGCGATATGGCCGATGAACAACGCTCGGTCAATACGCTATCTGGCGGTGAATCGTTTTTAGTGTCGTTGGCATTAGCACTGGGACTTGCCTCACTATCTTCGAACAAAGTGCAAATTAACTCGTTATTTGTTGACGAGGGCTTTGGAACACTAGATAGTGAAACACTCAGTATTGCCATGGACGCGCTAGATTCATTGCAAGCGCAAGGTAGAAAGGTCGGTGTAATTTCACATGTAAGTGAAATGAGCGAACGCGTTGCTACGCAAATTCATGTCGCTAAAAAACCGGGTGGATACTCCACCATAAACGTAATTTAA
- a CDS encoding M1 family metallopeptidase, translating to MKKNLFTLSAFVLPLAMASSVLASSVEQTKGSYVDKFRQLDEALPTPNVYRSAAGAPAENYWQQRVDYDIDVKLDEQKRRLTGSQTIEYKNNSPHTLKYLWLQLDQNIFKNDSIAETTQTFKSTLQNEPDAKPAKLSLGDLRRQQFMDDNELGYTISNVKDEDGKALRVTVVDTLMRIDLNTPLKPGKDVEFSMDFAFNLVEEDAVGARAGYEHFEEDGNDIFLVAQWFPRLAAYTDYEAWTNKPFLGSGEFTLEFGDYDVEITVPADHIVSATGKLDNPSSVLTSTQRKRLKEAETAKRPVFVVTEEEALENEKAGTDKTKTWHFKAENVRDFAWASSRKFMWDAKGYQQGGDEQPLVMAMSFFPKEGGDLWKKYSTEAVVHTMEVYSQYSFDYPYPTAQSVNGPVGGMEYPMITFNGPRTDLQDDGTRTYSQAEKRFLIGVVIHEVGHIYFPMIVNSDERQWTWMDEGLNSFLDGVAGREWDPTIPWGVEPRDIVAYMKSETQVPIMTQSDSVLRLGPNAYTKPAAALNILREVILGRELFDFAFKEYAQRWKYKRPTPADFFRTMEEASGVDLDWFWRGWFYTTDHVDISLDKVYQLRLDTKNPDIDFKRLRDIEADKPSSLFVERNRAEGKKTWVEQNPDVTDFYDENDRFTVTNKERNTYNKFLKGLKPWERKTLDRALEEDKNYYVMEFSNLGGLVMPILLELTYEDGTKEERYIPAEIWRRNHKNVQKLIITDKNKPLTSVTVDPGWETADVDVENNHYPRRIIPSRIEVYKREKSKAKVSRDIMQDIKTELKKDEPKDEKNNDEDQ from the coding sequence ATGAAGAAAAATTTATTTACACTGAGCGCGTTTGTATTGCCTTTGGCAATGGCAAGCTCTGTGCTTGCCTCATCTGTTGAGCAAACTAAAGGCAGCTATGTTGATAAGTTTCGTCAACTAGATGAAGCTTTACCTACGCCTAACGTTTACCGCAGTGCAGCTGGTGCCCCTGCTGAAAATTATTGGCAACAACGCGTTGATTACGATATTGATGTAAAGCTTGATGAGCAAAAGCGTCGCTTAACGGGGAGTCAAACAATTGAATATAAAAATAACTCTCCGCATACATTAAAGTATTTATGGCTTCAGCTTGATCAAAATATTTTTAAAAATGACTCAATTGCAGAAACCACGCAAACATTTAAAAGTACCCTACAAAACGAACCAGATGCAAAACCAGCTAAGTTAAGCTTAGGTGATTTACGTCGTCAGCAATTTATGGACGATAATGAACTGGGTTACACCATCAGCAATGTTAAAGATGAAGATGGTAAAGCGCTGCGCGTGACTGTGGTTGATACCTTAATGCGCATTGATTTAAATACGCCACTTAAACCCGGTAAAGATGTTGAGTTTAGTATGGACTTTGCGTTTAACCTCGTTGAAGAAGACGCGGTAGGCGCACGTGCAGGTTACGAGCATTTTGAAGAAGACGGTAACGATATTTTTTTAGTTGCACAGTGGTTTCCTCGCTTAGCGGCTTACACCGATTACGAAGCATGGACAAACAAACCGTTTTTAGGCAGTGGTGAGTTCACTTTAGAGTTTGGTGACTACGATGTTGAAATTACGGTTCCTGCGGATCATATTGTATCGGCAACTGGTAAGCTTGATAACCCAAGCTCGGTATTGACCAGCACTCAGCGCAAGCGTTTAAAAGAAGCTGAAACAGCAAAACGCCCTGTGTTTGTTGTTACCGAAGAAGAAGCGCTCGAAAACGAAAAAGCCGGTACAGACAAAACAAAAACATGGCATTTTAAAGCAGAAAATGTTCGTGACTTTGCTTGGGCATCATCACGTAAATTTATGTGGGATGCTAAAGGTTACCAGCAAGGTGGTGATGAACAACCACTCGTTATGGCGATGTCGTTCTTCCCTAAAGAAGGTGGCGACTTATGGAAGAAATACTCAACTGAAGCGGTTGTACACACGATGGAAGTGTATTCACAGTATTCATTTGATTACCCATACCCAACTGCGCAGTCAGTTAATGGCCCTGTAGGGGGTATGGAATACCCAATGATCACTTTTAATGGCCCACGTACAGATTTACAAGACGATGGTACACGCACTTACTCTCAAGCAGAAAAACGCTTTTTAATTGGTGTTGTTATCCATGAGGTAGGTCATATCTACTTCCCAATGATTGTAAACTCAGATGAGCGCCAATGGACTTGGATGGATGAAGGCTTAAATAGCTTTTTAGACGGTGTTGCTGGGCGTGAATGGGATCCAACCATTCCATGGGGCGTTGAACCACGTGACATTGTTGCTTACATGAAGTCAGAGACTCAAGTGCCTATTATGACGCAATCAGACAGCGTGCTACGTTTAGGTCCTAATGCCTATACTAAACCTGCTGCGGCATTAAATATTTTACGTGAAGTGATTTTAGGGCGTGAATTATTTGATTTTGCCTTTAAAGAGTACGCTCAGCGCTGGAAGTATAAACGCCCTACTCCCGCTGATTTTTTCCGTACTATGGAAGAAGCCTCAGGTGTTGATTTAGATTGGTTCTGGCGTGGTTGGTTCTACACCACAGACCATGTTGATATCTCGCTTGATAAAGTATATCAATTACGTTTAGACACCAAAAATCCAGATATCGACTTTAAACGTTTACGTGATATTGAAGCTGATAAGCCAAGTTCATTATTTGTTGAGCGTAATCGCGCTGAAGGTAAAAAAACGTGGGTTGAACAAAATCCAGATGTGACAGATTTTTATGACGAAAACGATCGCTTTACCGTTACAAACAAAGAGCGTAATACGTACAATAAGTTTTTAAAAGGCTTAAAGCCGTGGGAGCGTAAAACACTTGATCGCGCGCTAGAAGAAGACAAAAACTACTACGTGATGGAGTTTTCAAACCTCGGTGGCTTAGTGATGCCAATTCTTTTAGAGCTAACGTATGAAGATGGCACTAAAGAGGAACGTTATATTCCTGCAGAAATTTGGCGTCGTAATCACAAAAACGTACAAAAGCTGATTATTACCGACAAAAACAAACCGCTTACCTCAGTAACGGTTGATCCAGGCTGGGAAACAGCAGATGTTGATGTAGAAAATAACCACTACCCACGTCGTATTATTCCTTCGCGTATTGAAGTGTATAAACGTGAAAAGAGTAAGGCAAAAGTAAGCCGCGATATTATGCAAGATATCAAAACAGAGCTGAAAAAAGACGAGCCAAAAGACGAAAAAAATAACGACGAGGATCAATAA
- a CDS encoding class I SAM-dependent methyltransferase, whose product MPTFKGEEAQEYDNRITRLVPGYELLHQLTNAQLQTTLSDDAHILVIGAGTGKEVLALAQINPKWQFTAQDTSSDMLDIAKQRFAEQGIDSRVTIECSPVDKVKAKADAVLCLLVMHFVEDNGDKKQILKSIKTNLKKGANLYIADLMRPETTFERESQLNTCAQLGLTEAGKTQMGHNLEREFYPLDRMRFSELLNECGFGIPKLYFKALGFSGYVV is encoded by the coding sequence ATGCCCACTTTCAAAGGCGAAGAAGCACAAGAATATGATAACCGCATTACCCGTTTAGTCCCAGGCTATGAGCTACTTCATCAACTAACCAATGCACAACTGCAAACCACGTTAAGCGACGATGCACACATTTTAGTGATTGGTGCCGGCACAGGTAAGGAAGTATTAGCATTAGCACAAATAAATCCTAAATGGCAGTTTACTGCCCAAGACACCTCCAGTGATATGCTCGATATTGCAAAACAGCGCTTTGCAGAGCAAGGTATTGATAGCCGTGTCACTATTGAATGTAGCCCAGTTGATAAAGTAAAAGCGAAAGCAGACGCCGTATTATGTTTACTGGTGATGCATTTTGTAGAAGATAACGGCGACAAAAAACAAATTCTTAAAAGCATTAAAACTAACCTTAAAAAAGGAGCGAATCTTTACATTGCTGATTTAATGCGCCCAGAAACAACATTTGAGCGTGAGTCACAATTAAACACCTGTGCTCAATTAGGCTTAACTGAAGCTGGCAAAACTCAAATGGGGCATAACCTCGAAAGAGAGTTTTACCCCCTAGATCGTATGCGCTTTAGTGAACTACTGAATGAATGTGGATTTGGTAT
- a CDS encoding YebC/PmpR family DNA-binding transcriptional regulator, whose protein sequence is MGRAFEVRKSSMAKTANAKTKVNSKYGKEIYVAAKSGEPDPDVNQTLRRLIEKAKKDQVPAHVIEKAIEKAAGGAGEDYSSARYEGYGPGNCMVIVDCLTDNPNRTIKDVRLPFTKTDSKIGTPGCVAHMFDHLAVLGFAGDDDEVVLEALMMADVDVTDVEAEDGKVSVFAPHTEYFKAKTALEEAFEGINFEVDEITFVPQVHVEITDEEVIANFDKFINMLEDCDDVQNVYHNATIKN, encoded by the coding sequence ATGGGCAGAGCATTTGAAGTCCGCAAAAGTTCGATGGCTAAAACAGCCAACGCAAAAACTAAAGTAAATTCGAAGTACGGTAAAGAAATTTACGTTGCAGCCAAAAGTGGTGAACCTGATCCCGATGTAAATCAAACATTGCGCCGCTTAATTGAAAAAGCAAAAAAAGACCAAGTTCCTGCGCACGTAATCGAAAAAGCAATTGAAAAAGCAGCCGGTGGGGCAGGGGAAGATTACTCTTCAGCCCGTTACGAGGGTTACGGCCCTGGTAATTGTATGGTGATTGTTGACTGTTTAACCGACAACCCAAACCGCACAATTAAAGATGTACGTTTACCGTTTACTAAAACAGATTCAAAAATAGGTACACCTGGGTGTGTTGCACATATGTTTGATCACCTTGCTGTTTTAGGATTTGCAGGCGATGACGACGAAGTTGTGTTAGAAGCCCTCATGATGGCTGACGTTGATGTAACCGATGTAGAAGCCGAAGATGGCAAGGTATCGGTGTTTGCACCGCATACTGAGTATTTTAAAGCTAAAACGGCACTGGAAGAGGCATTTGAAGGCATTAACTTTGAAGTTGATGAAATTACCTTTGTGCCACAAGTACATGTTGAAATCACTGATGAAGAAGTTATTGCCAACTTTGATAAATTTATCAATATGCTTGAAGATTGCGATGACGTACAAAATGTTTATCACAACGCGACCATTAAAAATTAA
- a CDS encoding DUF6702 family protein, producing MRFLLIIVCFLIAAPSMAHQLKSSVTTVLFNQRTHNIELMHRFYLHDTEHAVGNLFKGKVDIMSNKRDQKRFAKYVESHVALQTLSGEPLTLNYVGAQVDGKFFWVYQEAAIPDEIEGIRMSHGALRDLWPAQVNMVNVEGRGQIKTLNFSQDDTWLEAKFEPK from the coding sequence ATGCGTTTTTTGCTTATTATTGTTTGTTTTTTAATTGCTGCGCCAAGTATGGCGCATCAATTAAAATCATCCGTTACAACGGTGTTATTTAATCAGCGTACGCACAATATTGAATTGATGCATCGTTTTTATTTACATGACACAGAGCATGCTGTTGGTAACTTGTTTAAAGGCAAAGTGGATATTATGAGTAACAAGCGTGACCAAAAACGTTTTGCCAAGTATGTTGAATCTCATGTTGCCTTACAAACCTTGAGCGGTGAGCCCCTCACCCTTAATTATGTAGGTGCACAAGTGGATGGTAAGTTTTTTTGGGTGTACCAAGAAGCTGCTATTCCCGATGAGATTGAGGGTATTAGAATGAGTCATGGTGCACTGCGTGATTTGTGGCCTGCACAAGTGAATATGGTGAATGTTGAAGGGCGAGGACAGATAAAAACCTTAAACTTTAGCCAAGACGATACCTGGCTTGAAGCGAAATTTGAGCCGAAATAA